One window of Phycodurus eques isolate BA_2022a chromosome 17, UOR_Pequ_1.1, whole genome shotgun sequence genomic DNA carries:
- the wasf3a gene encoding actin-binding protein WASF3 isoform X2 gives MPIIRRTIEPRHLCQAAVPVRIDSELECVNNNTLSAVIRQLSSLSKHAENVFGDLFNEANTFYVRVNSLQDRIDRLAIKVTQLDSSVEEVSLQAINLRKAFKSSNIQDQQVLSKGSTPSSVTDMYDSSDRPPPLRDLTAYREDGTEAMRFYSDPSYFFDLWKEKMLQDTEDKRKERRRQRKRCVESSTLQRQVKKVRKARTRRQEWNMMAFDQELRPDHRHSQTLRRGASSEGSLSPEGRSELPNYPNPPVPALSASNYIKSHGNAQPSPPAEHEYHSIDVNKITTKVEAQGAEKMNSSIHPPADYDCAHPPPGQGPPIPSAHTAFPFPPPAAHKGATINVGPGSPLPPVPPPGPCMVPPPGLPPPLPAAPSHISGLCGSIKAEIKPVRDVRSGLLSAIRMGIHLKKVQEQQELQSKRDPVGNDVATILSRRIAVEYTDSGDDSELDDNEWSD, from the exons GTAAACATGCGGAAAATGTATTTGGTGATCTTTTCAATGAAGCCAACACCTTTTACGTGCGTGTAAATTCACTCCAAGACCGCATTGACCGCTTGGCCATCAAGGTCAcgcagctggactccagtgtGGAAGAAG TTTCCCTTCAGGCCATAAACCTGAGGAAGGCGTTTAAAAGCTCTAACATCCAGGACCAGCAGGTGTTGTCCAAAGGCAGCACTCCAAGCTCGGTGACTGACATGTACGACAGCAGCGACCGGCCTCCTCCTCTCAGAGATCTCACTGCTTACAG AGAGGACGGCACTGAAGCCATGAGGTTCTACTCAGACCCGTCATACTTTTTTGACTTGTGGAAGGAGAAAATGCTGCAAGACACAGAGGACAAGAGGAAAGAAAGGAGGAGACAGAGG AAGCGATGTGTGGAAAGCAGCACCCTCCAGCGCCAGGTGAAGAAGGTGAGAAAGGCTCGAACCCGCAGACAAGAGTGGAACATGATGGCCTTCGACCAAGAGCTCCGACCAGATCACCGCCACTCTCAAACTCTGCGGCGAGGAGCATCTTCCGAGGGCTCACTCTCCCCAGAGGGGAG GTCTGAACTTCCTAACTATCCTAACCCGCCTGTGCCAGCCCTCAGTGCTTCCAACTATATCAAGTCGCATGGGAACGCGCAGCCCTCCCCGCCAGCAGAGCACGAATACCACAGTATTGACGTCAATAAGATAACAACTAAGGTAGAAGCTCAGGGTGCAGAGAAGATGAACAGTTCAATACACCCACCTGCAGATTACGA CTGTGCCCACCCTCCACCTGGCCAAGGCCCACCTATCCCATCAGCCCATACAGCCTTCCCTTTCCCCCCACCAGCAGCTCATAAGGGAGCTACTATAAATGTTGGCCCAGGTTCCCCACTTCCACCTGTGCCTCCTCCAGGACCTTGCATGGTACCTCCTCCGGGTCTGcctccacctcttccagctGCCCCATCACACATTTCAGGACTCTGTGGAAGCATCAAAGCTGAAATAAAACCAGTGAGAGATGTAAGGAGTGGTCTTCTATCTGCTATCCGCATGG GTATCCATCTTAAAAAAGTGCAAGAGCAGCAAGAGCTGCAGAGCAAGCGTGACCCAGTCGGGAATGACGTGGCCACCATCCTGTCACGGCGCATTGCGGTGGAGTACACTGACTCCGGCGATGACTCAGAGCTGGATGACAATGAATGGTCAGATTGA
- the wasf3a gene encoding actin-binding protein WASF3 isoform X1 has protein sequence MPIIRRTIEPRHLCQAAVPVRIDSELECVNNNTLSAVIRQLSSLSKHAENVFGDLFNEANTFYVRVNSLQDRIDRLAIKVTQLDSSVEEVSLQAINLRKAFKSSNIQDQQVLSKGSTPSSVTDMYDSSDRPPPLRDLTAYREDGTEAMRFYSDPSYFFDLWKEKMLQDTEDKRKERRRQREQKRCVESSTLQRQVKKVRKARTRRQEWNMMAFDQELRPDHRHSQTLRRGASSEGSLSPEGRSELPNYPNPPVPALSASNYIKSHGNAQPSPPAEHEYHSIDVNKITTKVEAQGAEKMNSSIHPPADYDCAHPPPGQGPPIPSAHTAFPFPPPAAHKGATINVGPGSPLPPVPPPGPCMVPPPGLPPPLPAAPSHISGLCGSIKAEIKPVRDVRSGLLSAIRMGIHLKKVQEQQELQSKRDPVGNDVATILSRRIAVEYTDSGDDSELDDNEWSD, from the exons GTAAACATGCGGAAAATGTATTTGGTGATCTTTTCAATGAAGCCAACACCTTTTACGTGCGTGTAAATTCACTCCAAGACCGCATTGACCGCTTGGCCATCAAGGTCAcgcagctggactccagtgtGGAAGAAG TTTCCCTTCAGGCCATAAACCTGAGGAAGGCGTTTAAAAGCTCTAACATCCAGGACCAGCAGGTGTTGTCCAAAGGCAGCACTCCAAGCTCGGTGACTGACATGTACGACAGCAGCGACCGGCCTCCTCCTCTCAGAGATCTCACTGCTTACAG AGAGGACGGCACTGAAGCCATGAGGTTCTACTCAGACCCGTCATACTTTTTTGACTTGTGGAAGGAGAAAATGCTGCAAGACACAGAGGACAAGAGGAAAGAAAGGAGGAGACAGAGG GAACAGAAGCGATGTGTGGAAAGCAGCACCCTCCAGCGCCAGGTGAAGAAGGTGAGAAAGGCTCGAACCCGCAGACAAGAGTGGAACATGATGGCCTTCGACCAAGAGCTCCGACCAGATCACCGCCACTCTCAAACTCTGCGGCGAGGAGCATCTTCCGAGGGCTCACTCTCCCCAGAGGGGAG GTCTGAACTTCCTAACTATCCTAACCCGCCTGTGCCAGCCCTCAGTGCTTCCAACTATATCAAGTCGCATGGGAACGCGCAGCCCTCCCCGCCAGCAGAGCACGAATACCACAGTATTGACGTCAATAAGATAACAACTAAGGTAGAAGCTCAGGGTGCAGAGAAGATGAACAGTTCAATACACCCACCTGCAGATTACGA CTGTGCCCACCCTCCACCTGGCCAAGGCCCACCTATCCCATCAGCCCATACAGCCTTCCCTTTCCCCCCACCAGCAGCTCATAAGGGAGCTACTATAAATGTTGGCCCAGGTTCCCCACTTCCACCTGTGCCTCCTCCAGGACCTTGCATGGTACCTCCTCCGGGTCTGcctccacctcttccagctGCCCCATCACACATTTCAGGACTCTGTGGAAGCATCAAAGCTGAAATAAAACCAGTGAGAGATGTAAGGAGTGGTCTTCTATCTGCTATCCGCATGG GTATCCATCTTAAAAAAGTGCAAGAGCAGCAAGAGCTGCAGAGCAAGCGTGACCCAGTCGGGAATGACGTGGCCACCATCCTGTCACGGCGCATTGCGGTGGAGTACACTGACTCCGGCGATGACTCAGAGCTGGATGACAATGAATGGTCAGATTGA